A section of the Adhaeribacter arboris genome encodes:
- a CDS encoding c-type cytochrome — translation MKKLVFRTAGILGSLLVLLLFFYAFAYYQTQRRANQVYALAPQTLRIPEDAASYELGRHVADIRDCKDCHGNDFSGQVFGGKDNPLGRLYASNLTPGKGGLQYTDQDWVRALRHGVGQDGKSLWFMPVQHVSTPLSNQELAALISYLQQLPPVDKVHPTKAFKPLGRVLTFLGKFPMFPAELVDHQATYAEEVKPQVSATYGAYLAITCSGCHGTDFKGGPGRQKGEPVIADLTRTGNLKHWSWGEFRQTIRTGQTPEGRQLSDFMPWKAYATSYQEPELEAIYLYLRTLK, via the coding sequence TTGAAAAAACTAGTATTCCGGACAGCAGGTATTCTGGGCAGTTTGCTGGTGCTGCTGCTTTTTTTCTACGCCTTCGCGTACTACCAGACCCAACGAAGAGCGAACCAAGTCTACGCGCTAGCTCCCCAAACTTTACGCATCCCCGAGGATGCGGCTTCTTATGAACTCGGCCGGCATGTGGCTGACATTCGGGATTGTAAAGACTGCCACGGTAATGATTTTAGTGGCCAGGTTTTTGGCGGCAAGGATAACCCCCTGGGGCGTTTGTATGCCTCTAACTTAACCCCAGGAAAAGGCGGCTTGCAGTATACCGACCAGGATTGGGTCCGGGCATTGCGGCACGGTGTCGGTCAGGACGGTAAATCGCTGTGGTTTATGCCGGTACAGCACGTGAGCACGCCCCTTTCCAACCAAGAATTAGCTGCCTTGATCAGCTATTTGCAGCAACTGCCCCCGGTCGATAAAGTGCATCCGACCAAAGCATTCAAACCGCTGGGCCGGGTTTTAACCTTTTTGGGCAAATTTCCCATGTTTCCCGCCGAACTGGTGGATCATCAAGCCACCTACGCGGAAGAGGTTAAACCTCAGGTGAGTGCTACTTACGGGGCTTATCTGGCCATCACCTGTTCGGGCTGTCATGGAACTGATTTTAAAGGGGGACCAGGACGCCAAAAAGGCGAACCGGTTATTGCCGACCTCACCCGGACCGGGAACCTAAAGCATTGGTCCTGGGGCGAGTTTCGGCAAACCATACGGACCGGCCAAACCCCGGAGGGCCGGCAACTCTCGGATTTTATGCCCTGGAAAGCCTACGCTACTTCCTACCAGGAGCCAGAATTAGAGGCCATTTACTTGTACTTGCGAACTTTAAAGTAA
- a CDS encoding IS3 family transposase, translating to MQELNTQHPLLGLGKLCGLFGKSRQAYYEQLWQQDKKQVKQMALVKEVIKLRAQLPGVGTEKLHHLLTNFLAEHEIKLGRDKLYDLLREHHLLRSKRRKRAKTTNSQHSFYKYVNLVKEFTATQPNQVWVSDITYIRTGRDFSYLSLITDAYSHKIMGWALDTTLQTKGPLAALQMAIKTLPKGKESLIHHSDRGIQYCCKEYIELLCSKEIRISMTNQGDPGENAIAERINGILKDEFNCRAFISFDLAKAAITKSILAYNQLRPPASCDYLTPNQAHRKEGTLKKRWRKYKRKNPINQELLIEKLNRIFTV from the coding sequence TTGCAGGAGTTAAACACGCAGCATCCCTTACTAGGTTTAGGGAAACTGTGCGGATTGTTTGGCAAATCCCGGCAAGCCTACTATGAGCAGCTTTGGCAGCAAGATAAAAAGCAGGTAAAGCAAATGGCTCTTGTGAAAGAAGTAATAAAGTTGCGGGCGCAATTACCCGGTGTGGGTACCGAGAAACTACATCATCTATTGACTAACTTCTTAGCTGAGCATGAGATAAAACTGGGGCGAGATAAGCTGTATGACCTGCTGCGAGAGCATCATTTACTGCGTTCTAAACGGCGCAAACGAGCCAAGACCACGAACTCCCAGCACTCTTTTTATAAATACGTCAATCTGGTGAAAGAATTCACGGCGACCCAACCGAATCAGGTATGGGTAAGTGATATCACCTACATTAGAACAGGTCGTGATTTTAGTTATTTAAGTTTAATCACGGATGCTTATTCGCATAAAATCATGGGTTGGGCCTTGGATACCACCTTACAGACGAAAGGACCATTGGCGGCTCTACAAATGGCGATTAAGACTTTACCTAAGGGAAAAGAAAGCTTGATTCATCATTCGGACCGGGGTATCCAGTACTGCTGCAAAGAATATATTGAGTTACTTTGTTCCAAGGAGATCCGCATCAGTATGACCAATCAAGGAGACCCCGGGGAAAATGCTATAGCCGAAAGAATAAACGGCATCCTTAAAGATGAATTTAACTGCCGGGCTTTTATCTCCTTTGACTTAGCCAAGGCAGCAATCACTAAGTCCATCCTGGCTTATAACCAACTGCGTCCTCCTGCTTCTTGTGATTACTTAACCCCTAACCAAGCCCACCGAAAGGAAGGAACACTGAAAAAGCGCTGGCGAAAATACAAAAGAAAAAATCCCATTAACCAGGAGTTGCTAATCGAGAAATTAAATAGAATTTTTACCGTTTAA
- a CDS encoding T9SS type A sorting domain-containing protein, with the protein MSLLFNFPQGKNAVTTPRWQPVTAQKLRYCFYSWPLIILLLLSSRLSQAQVYQGDELWIQNQADLNNFNYTEVTGSLYIYVTSDITDLKPLAKLTKVGGGFYLSYNDNLSSLVGLEKLTSVGGPFYISNNPKLRSLAGLENLTRAGHLHIEDNAELSSLTNLEKLTAVGNLYVKSNSNLRNLAGLENLASIGGQLQIQFNPVLSSLAGLKSLTSVGEDLSITYNSALSSLTGLENLTSVKTGVVIGSNEELSSVEALKNLTSIGQSTFIEDNSKLTQCCQLLSIIRATKGKTVIQRNATNCNSKAEIEAACAPVTITTQPKDVAVCTGEKATFRVEASGTGLSYQWKKGETPIPNATSNTYSLEAVSPAHAGTYSVVVTRGTSSVSSTAANLTVNTVPAISAQPVAITKCVGQAAVFSVTATGSNLRYQWQKDEADIPNATNASYQLSSVSAAQAGSYRVKITGDCGTTSSEAATLMINAVPVIIDQPVSATVCAGTTAIFSVVVTGTSESNIKWQMSTDRGASWREVKSGASSVSISNTTVAMSGNYQFRALVLNECNPVTSNVATLTVTPALIITSQPVPVTKCTEDAASFSVTATGSNLRYQWQKNGEDIADATQASYHLSSVSAAQAGNYRVAITGECGQVTSEVVSLTVSVRPIITTQPVAALTCSGEFVSFTVEATGDQLSYQWQKNGTNIPDATSATYTIASVSTTDAADYLVKVTNTCGSVTSQKTNLTVKPALVLGTFSAPTAPVPLNTSFSLSVPFSGSTVNSATWNWGDGSTSPATTSGNTLQGSHKYTKPGTYSPVLTVTDACGQTTQATYEYVVVYEASTGCITGAGGFTSPKQAYKADSKLMGPAVFGLYARYKKGTNTPEGSTLFAFKAGKVKMAFASTLYESLTISSGKARYTGKGKINGQGNYGFLVSLLDGRPDKFRIKIWNKEKSNTVVYDNNLNSTADAADPTTVITGFILVQTSKAAVARMSLPGVEAALEKEFSPAFRNYPNPFSNQTTLEFTFEQDEEYTVAIYDLAGKLVSQLPGGKAKAGEPVQVEWKAGPYPTGVYLARLSSRQGIRYLKLVIQ; encoded by the coding sequence ATGTCTTTACTATTCAACTTCCCGCAAGGGAAAAATGCTGTTACAACACCGCGTTGGCAACCGGTAACAGCGCAGAAGTTGCGCTATTGTTTCTACTCTTGGCCGCTGATTATCCTATTGCTGCTTAGTTCCAGACTAAGCCAGGCCCAGGTTTATCAGGGCGATGAGCTTTGGATTCAAAATCAGGCAGATCTAAATAATTTTAACTATACCGAAGTAACTGGTTCTCTTTACATTTACGTTACATCCGATATAACGGACCTTAAGCCGTTAGCTAAATTAACGAAGGTAGGAGGAGGTTTCTATCTTTCCTACAACGATAATTTAAGCAGTTTAGTGGGTTTGGAAAAACTTACCTCGGTGGGCGGGCCGTTCTATATTAGCAACAATCCTAAGTTAAGAAGCTTGGCTGGTCTGGAAAATCTTACCCGCGCGGGACATCTACACATTGAAGACAACGCGGAATTGAGCAGTTTAACGAATCTGGAAAAACTCACCGCCGTGGGTAATCTCTACGTTAAAAGCAACTCGAACTTGCGCAATCTGGCGGGCTTGGAAAACCTGGCTTCCATCGGCGGTCAACTCCAGATTCAATTTAACCCTGTTTTAAGTAGTCTGGCTGGTTTGAAGAGTCTTACTTCCGTAGGAGAGGATCTCTCCATTACCTACAACTCGGCCCTGAGCAGTTTAACGGGCCTGGAAAACCTTACCTCCGTTAAAACAGGCGTGGTTATCGGTAGCAACGAAGAGTTAAGCAGCGTAGAAGCACTAAAAAATCTTACCTCTATCGGCCAAAGTACCTTCATCGAAGACAATAGCAAACTTACGCAATGCTGCCAGCTTTTATCCATTATTCGGGCGACGAAAGGAAAGACGGTTATCCAGCGCAACGCCACGAACTGCAACAGCAAAGCCGAGATAGAGGCGGCCTGCGCGCCGGTTACCATTACAACTCAGCCCAAAGACGTAGCTGTTTGTACCGGAGAAAAGGCTACTTTCCGGGTGGAGGCTAGCGGCACTGGCCTTTCTTATCAATGGAAAAAAGGGGAAACTCCCATTCCCAACGCTACCAGTAATACTTACTCCCTAGAGGCGGTAAGCCCAGCCCATGCCGGTACTTATTCGGTAGTAGTCACCCGAGGCACCTCCTCCGTTTCTTCTACTGCCGCTAATTTAACGGTGAATACCGTTCCCGCTATTTCGGCGCAACCTGTCGCTATAACAAAATGCGTTGGCCAAGCGGCTGTGTTCAGCGTTACGGCTACGGGTAGCAACCTACGGTACCAGTGGCAAAAAGACGAGGCTGACATTCCCAATGCTACCAATGCTAGTTATCAGCTTAGCTCCGTCAGTGCGGCGCAGGCGGGCAGCTATCGCGTAAAAATCACCGGCGATTGTGGTACTACTAGTTCCGAGGCGGCTACATTAATGATTAACGCGGTTCCGGTTATTATCGATCAACCAGTCAGTGCCACAGTTTGCGCCGGTACCACGGCCATTTTTTCCGTAGTTGTAACCGGTACGTCGGAATCCAATATAAAGTGGCAGATGAGTACCGACCGGGGAGCTTCCTGGAGAGAGGTTAAGAGTGGGGCTAGTAGTGTATCCATTTCTAACACTACAGTAGCCATGAGTGGCAATTATCAGTTTAGAGCGTTGGTTCTGAATGAATGTAACCCTGTTACCTCGAATGTAGCTACGCTCACCGTTACTCCTGCTCTTATCATTACTTCTCAACCCGTGCCCGTAACCAAATGTACAGAGGATGCGGCTAGTTTTAGTGTTACGGCTACTGGCAGTAACCTGCGGTACCAATGGCAAAAGAACGGGGAAGATATTGCTGACGCCACCCAGGCCAGCTACCACCTTAGCTCGGTTAGCGCGGCGCAGGCGGGTAACTACCGCGTGGCGATAACGGGGGAATGTGGCCAGGTAACTTCTGAGGTGGTAAGCTTAACCGTTAGTGTTAGGCCTATTATTACCACCCAACCGGTAGCCGCGCTTACCTGCTCCGGGGAATTTGTTAGCTTTACCGTAGAAGCCACCGGCGACCAGTTAAGTTACCAGTGGCAGAAGAACGGTACTAATATTCCGGATGCTACTTCGGCCACCTATACTATAGCTTCGGTTAGCACCACAGATGCCGCAGACTATTTGGTAAAGGTAACTAATACGTGTGGCTCGGTTACTTCTCAGAAAACCAATCTAACGGTGAAACCGGCTTTAGTTTTAGGTACGTTTTCGGCCCCTACGGCTCCGGTCCCCTTGAATACCAGTTTTAGCTTAAGTGTTCCTTTCTCGGGCAGCACCGTTAATAGCGCCACCTGGAACTGGGGCGACGGCTCTACTTCGCCAGCTACTACCAGCGGTAATACCCTGCAAGGCAGCCATAAGTATACCAAGCCCGGTACCTATTCGCCCGTACTCACCGTTACCGATGCTTGTGGGCAAACCACCCAAGCAACGTACGAATACGTGGTAGTTTATGAAGCCAGTACGGGTTGTATCACCGGGGCTGGGGGCTTTACTTCGCCCAAACAGGCTTATAAAGCTGATTCTAAGTTGATGGGCCCTGCCGTATTTGGCTTGTACGCCCGCTACAAAAAAGGGACTAACACGCCGGAAGGCAGCACCTTGTTCGCCTTTAAAGCCGGGAAAGTGAAAATGGCTTTCGCCAGCACTCTTTACGAAAGCTTAACCATTTCCTCGGGCAAAGCCCGCTACACGGGTAAAGGTAAGATAAACGGTCAGGGGAACTACGGCTTCTTAGTTTCCCTCCTGGATGGCCGACCCGATAAGTTCCGCATCAAGATCTGGAACAAGGAGAAAAGCAATACCGTGGTGTACGATAACAATCTAAATAGTACCGCCGATGCCGCGGACCCTACTACCGTTATTACCGGTTTTATTCTGGTTCAAACCAGTAAGGCCGCTGTCGCCCGGATGAGTTTACCGGGCGTAGAAGCAGCGCTTGAAAAGGAATTCTCTCCTGCTTTCCGCAATTATCCCAATCCTTTTTCTAACCAGACTACCTTAGAGTTTACTTTTGAGCAAGATGAAGAATATACTGTAGCCATCTACGATCTAGCCGGAAAATTGGTGAGCCAGTTACCTGGTGGCAAAGCTAAAGCCGGTGAACCAGTGCAGGTTGAATGGAAAGCTGGTCCATACCCCACGGGCGTCTACCTGGCTCGATTAAGTTCGCGCCAAGGTATCCGTTATCTCAAGCTGGTTATCCAGTAA
- a CDS encoding PDDEXK nuclease domain-containing protein, protein MNEIELNQREAYHSWIAQLEKRIQVSQLKAAVRVNTELILVYWQLGKEIVEKQQEANWGDNLIEQLSKDLSIAFPKMKGFSRTNLFYIRKWYLFYSQEQELVPQLVGQLPSVVNLDDEQELVPQLVGLIPWGHNREIITKCADVKEALFYVSETIRYNWSRVVLLHQMDSKLYQRQGKAQNNFALTLPKPQADLAIETLKNPYNFDFLTLGPQARERDLENALADQVTNFLLELGQGFAYMGRQYQVHVNGDTYYLDILLYHTKLRCHVVVELKMKDFQPEFAGKLNFYLNAVDAQMRHPSDNPSIGILLCKTPNKVVVEYSLKNITAPLGVAEYQLTHAVPEELKGELPTIEEIEEELERRLNSKDNNN, encoded by the coding sequence ATGAACGAAATTGAGTTAAACCAAAGAGAAGCTTACCACTCTTGGATAGCACAACTGGAGAAACGAATACAAGTTTCTCAACTGAAAGCAGCAGTTAGAGTAAATACAGAGCTAATCCTAGTATATTGGCAATTGGGAAAGGAGATAGTAGAGAAGCAACAGGAGGCTAATTGGGGCGATAACTTAATTGAGCAGTTATCCAAAGACTTGAGTATAGCGTTTCCCAAAATGAAGGGCTTTTCTAGAACTAACTTATTTTATATCCGCAAGTGGTACCTGTTTTATAGTCAAGAGCAAGAATTAGTCCCACAGCTTGTGGGACAATTACCTTCTGTTGTAAATTTGGACGATGAGCAAGAATTAGTGCCACAGCTTGTGGGACTAATTCCATGGGGACATAACCGCGAGATTATTACAAAGTGCGCCGATGTGAAAGAAGCGCTTTTTTACGTGAGTGAGACAATTCGCTATAATTGGTCCCGTGTCGTACTGTTGCACCAAATGGATAGTAAGCTCTATCAACGACAGGGTAAAGCGCAAAATAATTTTGCTTTAACGCTTCCGAAGCCTCAAGCTGACCTTGCTATAGAAACGCTAAAAAATCCATATAATTTTGATTTTCTTACTTTAGGACCACAGGCAAGGGAAAGGGATCTGGAAAACGCGCTGGCTGACCAAGTTACCAACTTTCTGCTAGAGTTAGGCCAAGGCTTTGCGTACATGGGCAGGCAGTACCAGGTCCATGTCAATGGGGATACATATTATTTAGACATCCTGCTCTACCATACTAAGCTACGTTGCCATGTAGTGGTAGAATTAAAAATGAAAGACTTTCAGCCGGAATTTGCCGGAAAACTGAATTTCTATTTAAACGCTGTGGATGCGCAAATGAGGCATCCAAGCGATAATCCAAGTATAGGTATATTACTCTGCAAAACTCCTAATAAGGTGGTCGTAGAATACTCATTAAAGAATATAACAGCGCCACTAGGAGTTGCGGAATATCAGCTGACTCATGCTGTTCCAGAGGAATTAAAAGGTGAACTACCTACTATTGAGGAGATAGAAGAAGAGTTGGAAAGAAGACTTAATAGCAAAGATAACAATAATTAA
- a CDS encoding DUF418 domain-containing protein produces the protein MASSILPTTTRIQVLDFIRGFALFGILVINIQTYALFAFLRPEQVYALSLDQPTTYAPTQFFLHLFFKGQFYTLYSFLFGLGFYLMEQKNQQAGWDANRLFKRRLWGLLLLGLIHAFIFWFGDVLHKYALLGFTLIYFNRQSVATLLRWIIGLVLLVILCQTVNTVFFPATPQQLAQNQQEFDAVIRQVLQIWQQGSLLQVMSMQALGVVMLHLKAVQQGLASYAHYLIMFLLGLIAGKLHLFQHIDRFKLSFLRIALLVFPLAVVLKALSGLPLFGIHLLPPHQLAAEKLLFSLAEFIGTPLLTLVLLMELTLCWPHLPARFVGWIASTGRMGLTNYLLQTLLCMALFYGYAGGLAGKVTLLEALGLVLLIYGLQVVYSNVWLRYHSMGPMEKLWRRWTYGQEEAAKIKRVKAPAAR, from the coding sequence ATGGCCTCTTCTATCTTGCCGACAACCACCCGTATCCAAGTACTGGATTTTATCCGCGGCTTTGCGCTTTTTGGCATTCTAGTTATTAATATCCAAACCTATGCCTTGTTTGCCTTTCTGCGGCCCGAGCAGGTGTATGCGCTTAGTTTAGACCAACCCACCACCTATGCTCCCACGCAGTTTTTCCTGCATCTTTTCTTTAAAGGGCAATTCTACACCCTTTACAGTTTTCTCTTCGGCTTGGGATTTTACCTCATGGAGCAAAAGAATCAGCAGGCGGGATGGGATGCCAACCGGCTGTTTAAACGCCGCTTGTGGGGACTGCTTTTGCTAGGGCTCATCCACGCTTTTATTTTCTGGTTTGGCGATGTGCTGCATAAGTACGCCTTGCTGGGCTTTACTTTAATCTACTTTAACCGCCAATCGGTAGCAACCCTTCTAAGATGGATCATTGGTCTAGTCCTTTTGGTTATTCTTTGCCAAACGGTAAATACAGTATTCTTTCCTGCTACTCCCCAGCAACTAGCCCAAAATCAACAAGAGTTTGACGCCGTGATTAGACAAGTGTTGCAGATCTGGCAGCAGGGTTCATTGCTGCAAGTGATGAGTATGCAAGCCTTAGGCGTGGTGATGCTGCATTTAAAAGCCGTCCAGCAGGGCTTGGCCTCTTATGCTCATTATTTGATTATGTTTCTGCTCGGGCTTATAGCGGGTAAATTGCACCTGTTTCAACATATAGATCGCTTTAAGCTTTCTTTCTTGCGCATCGCCTTACTAGTGTTTCCTTTGGCCGTAGTGCTTAAAGCTCTTTCCGGCTTACCGCTCTTCGGGATCCATTTGCTCCCGCCCCACCAGCTCGCTGCTGAAAAGCTGCTTTTCTCCCTGGCCGAATTTATTGGTACTCCCCTGCTGACCCTCGTCCTTTTAATGGAACTCACGCTTTGCTGGCCGCACCTACCTGCCCGGTTCGTGGGCTGGATAGCGAGTACGGGGCGGATGGGGCTGACCAATTACCTGCTGCAAACCCTGCTTTGCATGGCTCTTTTCTACGGGTACGCGGGGGGACTTGCCGGGAAGGTAACGCTGCTAGAAGCTTTGGGCCTCGTGCTGCTGATTTATGGGCTTCAGGTAGTGTATAGCAACGTGTGGTTGCGATACCATTCCATGGGACCAATGGAAAAGCTTTGGCGGCGCTGGACCTACGGTCAGGAAGAAGCGGCCAAAATCAAACGGGTTAAAGCTCCGGCGGCTAGATAG
- a CDS encoding cupin domain-containing protein, which yields MRRIIVNPCLKESIIFVQTAAETNGAVTELIITLQPGGGNPLHYHTSYTETFTALEGELGLEFKNHQRFILKPGEAYVVKIGQVHRFFNPGNTEIRFRNEVYPGHTGFENTLRILAGLASDGLYSTRNVPKNFTHLAICGILSDMRLPGIMSFTTPLLKLIAVWAKKKGVEQQLLDKYCS from the coding sequence ATGAGACGAATCATTGTCAACCCCTGCCTGAAAGAATCCATCATTTTTGTGCAAACCGCCGCGGAAACCAATGGGGCAGTTACGGAACTCATTATTACTTTACAGCCGGGTGGCGGCAATCCTTTACATTATCATACTTCCTATACCGAGACCTTTACGGCTTTAGAAGGAGAGCTAGGCTTAGAGTTCAAAAATCACCAACGCTTCATCTTAAAACCCGGGGAAGCTTATGTAGTTAAAATTGGGCAAGTGCATCGGTTCTTTAATCCGGGTAACACCGAAATCCGTTTCCGCAACGAAGTGTATCCCGGCCATACCGGCTTTGAAAATACCTTGAGAATTTTAGCCGGACTAGCTTCAGATGGCTTGTACTCTACCAGAAATGTTCCTAAAAATTTTACCCATTTAGCTATTTGCGGTATCCTGAGCGATATGCGGCTACCGGGTATAATGTCCTTCACTACTCCTCTTTTAAAGCTGATCGCGGTTTGGGCGAAGAAGAAAGGAGTAGAACAACAACTACTAGACAAGTATTGCTCCTAA
- a CDS encoding IS3 family transposase — MEINQLAIVKEVIKMREQLPGVGTGKLHHLLSDFLAEHQIKLGRDKLYDLLREHHLLRSKRRKRAKTTNSQHPFYKYVNLVKEFTATQPNQLWVSDITYIRTGRDFSYLSLITDAYSHKIMGWALDTTLQTKGPLAALQMAVKTLPKGKESLIHHSDRGIQYCCQEYIELLCSKEIRISMTNQGDPGENAIAERINGILKDEFNCRAFISFDLAKAAITKSILAYNQLRPPASCDYLTPAQAHQQEGPLKKRWRKQERRNLINTNQLSNNVNRTLTI, encoded by the coding sequence GTGGAAATAAATCAGCTGGCTATTGTCAAAGAAGTAATAAAGATGCGGGAGCAATTACCCGGCGTAGGCACGGGAAAACTGCATCATTTGCTAAGTGACTTCTTGGCCGAGCATCAAATAAAACTGGGGCGGGACAAGCTGTATGACTTGCTGCGGGAGCATCATTTACTGCGTTCTAAGCGACGCAAACGGGCAAAAACAACTAACTCGCAGCATCCATTTTACAAGTATGTGAACCTAGTGAAAGAATTCACGGCGACCCAACCTAATCAGCTATGGGTAAGTGATATCACCTACATCAGAACGGGGCGTGATTTTAGCTATTTAAGTTTGATCACGGATGCTTATTCTCATAAAATCATGGGTTGGGCCCTGGATACCACCTTACAGACGAAAGGACCATTGGCGGCTCTACAAATGGCAGTTAAGACTTTACCCAAGGGAAAAGAAAGCTTGATTCATCATTCGGACCGGGGTATCCAGTACTGCTGCCAAGAATATATTGAGTTACTTTGTTCCAAGGAGATCCGCATCAGTATGACCAATCAAGGAGACCCCGGGGAAAATGCTATAGCCGAAAGAATAAACGGCATCCTTAAAGATGAATTTAACTGCCGGGCTTTTATCTCCTTTGACTTAGCCAAGGCAGCAATCACTAAGTCTATCCTGGCTTATAACCAGCTGCGCCCTCCTGCTTCCTGTGATTACTTAACTCCTGCTCAGGCACACCAGCAGGAAGGTCCACTTAAAAAACGTTGGCGAAAACAGGAAAGGAGAAACCTTATCAATACAAACCAGTTAAGCAATAATGTAAATAGAACTTTAACCATCTAA